One genomic region from Thermoleptolyngbya sichuanensis A183 encodes:
- a CDS encoding calcium-binding protein translates to MATFSVATFQELVNAINSANTNAEADVIEITNNIVLTSALPFIRESASLTIRSSTGNTFSLSGDANGNGINDEGDVRLFFIESGNVTFENLTLTLGRAEGGDGSGGGGGMGGALFIFDGNVTLSNITLSENVAVGGQGLAGLGQGGGGMGGNGGVAHPSGAAGGGGGFGGDGSPGNANGTGGAGGSGGLLNSAGIGGVGGNSAGTDGGGGSGASGGFGAGGGGGGGGSFGGNGGDGGFGAGGGSGATNPNGSQGGKGGFGGGGGGTTLTLSSEGGFGGGNGNSNGGGGGAGMGGAIFIRTGSLTMTDTRFINNSAQGGAGAGGDGQGLGGAIFALNSLTNSNGNNLGMPTRLPTVTGDRLFAQGNSASSDNNSPANNDNFFGVILSAELPGQAPRVFAISRVGPEATNAPTVSFSVIFSEPVTGVDVTDFSLTTTGLTGATVASVTGTDGKFTVVVNTGTGNGTVRLNVLNDGSIKDSENLALVAGVNGTAAYTIDRIAPTVDIVDVTPNPRTTALGTITIQFSEAVRNFDLSDLQLTRSGTPLDLSSATLSTSDNRTFTVGNLNRLTSRTGAYTLTLRVSDITDLAGNALAAGAFDTWEMTADDVGPGNEELVVIPSAPNGQLGTPLVFSLGRRPNVVRGTNRAETLRGTNRNDRIIARGGNDRVIARGGNDLVDGGSGNDDLRGGGGNDQLVGGAGDDTLRGQAGNDILIGGAGNDVLIGGGGRNMFVFNSLAEGIDTIADFKTTDVIDLRGIFQQPAFLAGGTPFQRLSAYVKLSQVGTATRIFVDADGSGAGTNFVAIANLNNTQVSSVTSLNFVI, encoded by the coding sequence ATGGCTACTTTTTCGGTTGCAACGTTCCAAGAGCTGGTCAACGCTATCAATTCGGCAAACACCAACGCTGAGGCAGATGTTATTGAAATTACTAATAATATCGTCCTGACCAGTGCGCTGCCCTTTATTAGAGAATCCGCCAGCCTCACAATTCGCAGCAGCACTGGCAACACCTTCAGCCTCAGCGGCGATGCCAACGGCAACGGTATCAATGACGAAGGAGATGTCCGACTCTTCTTTATTGAAAGCGGCAATGTCACCTTTGAAAACCTGACGCTAACCCTGGGCCGGGCCGAAGGGGGTGACGGTTCAGGCGGCGGCGGCGGAATGGGCGGCGCCCTGTTTATCTTCGATGGCAACGTCACCCTGAGCAATATCACCCTCAGCGAAAACGTTGCCGTCGGCGGACAAGGACTGGCTGGACTGGGCCAGGGCGGCGGCGGCATGGGCGGCAATGGCGGAGTAGCCCACCCCTCTGGGGCCGCAGGCGGTGGCGGTGGCTTTGGCGGCGATGGCAGCCCTGGCAATGCCAACGGCACGGGCGGCGCGGGCGGTTCCGGCGGGCTGCTGAATAGCGCAGGCATTGGCGGTGTGGGCGGCAACAGCGCAGGCACAGACGGCGGCGGCGGCTCTGGCGCAAGTGGCGGCTTTGGCGCAGGCGGCGGTGGCGGCGGCGGCGGCAGCTTTGGTGGCAACGGCGGCGATGGCGGCTTTGGCGCAGGCGGCGGCTCTGGCGCGACCAACCCCAACGGTAGTCAGGGCGGCAAGGGCGGCTTTGGCGGCGGCGGCGGCGGAACGACCCTAACGCTGTCGAGCGAGGGCGGCTTTGGCGGCGGCAATGGCAATAGCAACGGCGGCGGCGGCGGCGCGGGCATGGGTGGTGCCATCTTCATCCGCACGGGGTCTCTGACGATGACCGACACGCGCTTCATCAACAACAGCGCTCAGGGCGGTGCGGGCGCAGGCGGCGATGGTCAGGGCTTGGGCGGCGCGATTTTTGCGCTCAACTCGTTGACCAATAGCAACGGCAACAATCTGGGAATGCCGACCCGCCTGCCCACGGTGACGGGCGATCGCCTCTTTGCCCAAGGCAACAGCGCCAGCAGCGACAACAACTCGCCCGCCAACAACGACAATTTCTTTGGCGTGATTCTGTCGGCAGAGTTGCCGGGCCAGGCTCCTCGCGTATTCGCCATTTCCCGCGTCGGCCCCGAAGCCACCAATGCCCCAACCGTCAGCTTTTCGGTCATCTTCAGCGAACCCGTGACCGGGGTCGATGTCACCGACTTCAGCTTGACGACCACTGGGCTGACCGGGGCAACCGTGGCCAGCGTCACGGGCACAGACGGCAAGTTTACGGTGGTGGTCAACACGGGCACAGGCAACGGTACGGTTCGCCTCAACGTGCTGAATGACGGCTCGATCAAAGATTCAGAGAATTTGGCGCTCGTGGCCGGGGTCAACGGCACGGCCGCCTACACAATCGACCGCATCGCCCCAACAGTGGACATTGTGGACGTTACTCCCAACCCCCGGACAACTGCGCTGGGCACGATCACGATTCAATTCAGCGAAGCCGTCAGAAACTTTGACCTGAGCGATTTGCAACTGACCCGTAGCGGCACCCCGCTGGACTTGAGCAGCGCCACGCTCTCCACCAGCGACAACCGCACCTTTACGGTGGGGAACCTAAATCGGCTGACCAGCCGCACCGGAGCCTATACCCTGACGCTGCGTGTCAGCGACATCACCGACCTAGCCGGCAACGCGCTGGCTGCGGGAGCCTTCGACACCTGGGAAATGACCGCAGACGATGTGGGGCCAGGCAACGAAGAACTCGTCGTTATTCCCTCAGCCCCCAATGGGCAACTGGGAACACCTTTGGTGTTTTCGCTAGGCCGTCGCCCTAACGTTGTCCGAGGCACCAACCGAGCAGAAACCCTGCGGGGAACCAATCGAAATGATCGGATTATTGCGCGGGGCGGCAACGACCGCGTGATTGCTCGCGGCGGCAATGACTTGGTGGATGGGGGCAGCGGCAACGACGACCTGCGAGGCGGCGGCGGCAATGACCAACTCGTCGGCGGTGCAGGCGATGACACGCTGCGCGGGCAGGCCGGCAACGATATCTTGATCGGCGGCGCAGGCAACGACGTGCTAATCGGCGGCGGCGGCAGAAATATGTTCGTGTTCAATAGCCTGGCCGAAGGCATTGACACGATCGCCGATTTCAAGACGACCGATGTCATCGACCTGCGCGGCATCTTCCAACAGCCCGCCTTTTTAGCAGGTGGCACGCCGTTCCAGCGGCTCAGCGCCTACGTTAAGCTGTCGCAGGTGGGCACAGCGACCCGCATTTTTGTCGATGCAGATGGCAGCGGCGCAGGAACTAACTTCGTGGCGATCGCCAACCTGAACAACACCCAGGTCAGCAGCGTCACCTCCCTCAACTTCGTCATCTAG
- the glgP gene encoding alpha-glucan family phosphorylase — protein sequence MKPIRTFNVTPALPPLLEPLRRIAYNLHWDWDYEAIDLFRRLDRDLWETSKHNPVLMLGTISQARLREVAEDDGFLAQMERVERQLDDYLRQPSWFRKRRSPKSPTPNGKTPAGIAPETGLTDCYAYFSAEFGLTSCLPIYSGGLGVLAGDHLKSASDLGLPLVGVGLLYQEGYFAQYLNADGWQQERYPINDFYNMPLHLERHPDGSEIRIEVDYPGRKVYARIWRVQVGTVPLYLLDTNIEPNNQYDQDITDELYGGDIDLRIHQEIMLGIGGVRMLRALGLNPTVYHMNEGHSAFLALERIRLMIEEAGLTYEEAAQVALASQVFTTHTPVPAGIDLFPSDKIIYYLGHYAEKFGLAREQFLSLGRENPGDLAAPFSMAILALKMASFVNGVSKLHGAVSRSMFATLWSALPLAEVPITSITNGVHARSCVAKSTQDLYDRYLGPAWNMAPASDPLWERVSSIPDEEFWRNHERCRSELVLFVRERLQQSLRDRGGSLIELSQTQDVLDPKVLTIGFARRFATYKRATLFMRDVERIKRIMLGLGDRFKSNHPVQFIIAGKAHPKDNPGKELIREIVHFTRDPDIRHHIVFIPNYDIHVSRMMVAGCDIWLNTPRRPREASGTSGMKAAMNGLPNLSVLDGWWDEADYVRTGWAIGHGEDYDDPEEQDEVEANDLYDLLEEEIVPLFYDRDENDIPHGWIAKMKDAIRLNLPMFNTARMVAEYAERAYFPASDRARAMISNDYAPAKDLARWHHHLFEHWYDMKIDRVDVSSDGNVQVEQEILVTAYIRLGKLTPDDIQVELYQGAIDEHGEIANGQPVVMEYVGADSDNPAMSVYQRAIAYRNSGFQGLSLRILPKHENLSSPYQPGLVLWA from the coding sequence ATGAAACCCATCCGCACCTTCAACGTCACCCCCGCCCTGCCGCCCCTGCTCGAACCCCTGCGGCGCATTGCTTATAACCTCCACTGGGACTGGGATTATGAAGCGATAGACCTGTTTCGGCGGCTGGATCGAGACCTGTGGGAAACCAGCAAACACAACCCCGTGCTGATGCTAGGGACGATCAGTCAGGCGCGGCTGCGGGAGGTGGCCGAAGACGACGGATTTTTGGCGCAGATGGAGCGCGTAGAGCGGCAGTTGGATGACTATCTGCGGCAGCCAAGCTGGTTTCGCAAGCGGCGATCGCCCAAATCCCCTACCCCCAACGGCAAAACCCCAGCGGGAATCGCCCCTGAGACTGGGCTAACCGACTGCTACGCTTACTTTTCTGCCGAGTTTGGGCTAACCTCCTGCCTGCCCATCTACTCCGGCGGCTTGGGCGTGCTAGCGGGCGACCATTTGAAATCCGCCAGCGACTTGGGGTTGCCGCTGGTGGGCGTGGGCCTGCTCTATCAAGAAGGCTACTTTGCCCAATACCTCAACGCCGACGGCTGGCAGCAAGAGCGCTACCCCATCAACGACTTTTACAATATGCCGCTGCACCTAGAGCGCCACCCCGACGGCTCCGAAATCCGCATTGAAGTGGACTATCCCGGTCGCAAGGTCTACGCCCGCATCTGGCGTGTGCAGGTGGGCACGGTTCCCCTCTACCTGCTGGATACGAATATTGAGCCAAATAACCAGTACGACCAGGACATTACCGATGAACTCTACGGCGGCGATATCGACCTGCGAATTCACCAGGAAATCATGCTGGGCATTGGCGGCGTGCGGATGCTGCGGGCGCTGGGGCTAAACCCCACCGTGTATCACATGAATGAGGGGCACTCGGCGTTTTTGGCGCTGGAGCGGATTCGCCTGATGATTGAAGAAGCCGGGCTGACCTACGAAGAGGCCGCGCAGGTGGCCCTAGCCAGTCAGGTTTTCACCACCCATACGCCCGTGCCCGCTGGCATTGACCTGTTTCCCTCCGACAAAATCATTTACTACCTAGGGCACTACGCCGAAAAGTTTGGGCTGGCGCGGGAGCAGTTTCTCTCGCTAGGGCGCGAAAATCCGGGCGATCTGGCGGCTCCCTTCAGCATGGCAATTCTGGCGCTCAAGATGGCCTCCTTCGTAAACGGGGTGAGCAAGCTGCATGGCGCAGTGTCACGGTCGATGTTTGCAACGCTGTGGTCGGCGCTACCCTTAGCAGAGGTGCCTATTACCTCCATCACCAACGGCGTTCACGCCCGCAGTTGCGTGGCCAAATCTACCCAGGATCTCTACGATCGCTACTTGGGCCCAGCTTGGAACATGGCCCCTGCCAGCGATCCCCTGTGGGAGCGGGTGAGCAGCATTCCCGATGAAGAATTTTGGCGGAACCACGAGCGCTGTCGGTCGGAACTGGTGCTGTTTGTGCGGGAGCGGTTGCAACAAAGCTTGCGCGATCGCGGCGGTTCCCTCATCGAACTCAGCCAGACGCAGGACGTGCTAGACCCCAAAGTGCTGACCATCGGCTTTGCGCGGCGCTTTGCCACCTACAAGCGGGCGACGCTGTTCATGCGAGATGTGGAGCGGATCAAGCGGATTATGCTGGGGCTGGGCGATCGCTTCAAGTCCAACCATCCGGTACAGTTCATCATCGCGGGCAAAGCCCACCCCAAAGACAATCCTGGTAAGGAGTTAATCCGCGAGATTGTCCACTTTACCCGCGACCCCGACATTCGCCACCACATCGTGTTTATTCCCAATTACGACATCCACGTTTCGCGGATGATGGTGGCGGGCTGCGACATCTGGCTAAACACGCCACGCCGCCCCCGCGAAGCGTCTGGAACCAGCGGCATGAAGGCGGCGATGAACGGACTGCCCAACCTCAGCGTGCTGGATGGCTGGTGGGATGAGGCAGACTATGTGCGGACGGGCTGGGCGATTGGGCATGGCGAAGACTACGATGACCCAGAGGAGCAGGACGAGGTAGAAGCTAATGACCTCTATGATTTGCTGGAAGAGGAGATCGTGCCGCTATTTTATGACCGTGACGAAAACGATATTCCCCACGGCTGGATCGCCAAGATGAAGGACGCGATTCGGCTGAATTTGCCCATGTTTAACACAGCGCGGATGGTGGCGGAATATGCAGAGCGGGCCTATTTCCCGGCGAGCGATCGCGCTCGGGCGATGATCTCCAATGACTATGCCCCGGCCAAAGACCTGGCCCGCTGGCATCACCATCTGTTTGAGCATTGGTATGACATGAAAATCGACCGGGTGGACGTGTCCTCAGATGGCAATGTGCAGGTGGAACAGGAGATTCTCGTCACGGCCTACATCCGCCTGGGCAAACTGACACCGGACGACATACAGGTAGAGCTATACCAGGGGGCAATCGACGAGCATGGCGAAATCGCCAACGGGCAGCCTGTGGTCATGGAGTATGTTGGGGCTGATTCGGATAATCCTGCCATGAGTGTCTATCAGCGGGCGATCGCCTATCGCAACAGCGGCTTTCAGGGACTTTCCCTCCGCATCTTGCCCAAGCACGAAAACCTCAGCAGCCCCTATCAGCCGGGATTGGTGCTTTGGGCGTAG
- a CDS encoding response regulator transcription factor, with the protein MMSTILLVEDEEKLARFIQLELGCEGYQVNVAHDGLSGLTLARETPPDLAILDWMLPGMTGVELCRRLRSTGSKIPVILLTAKDEIGDRVTGLDAGADDYVVKPFSIEELLARVRAHLRRTQEPDPDALEFADLTLNRRTREVFRNGRLIELTAKEFDLLEHLMRRPKQVITRDRILEEVWGYDFMGDSNIIEVYIRYLRLKLEEQGDKRLIQTVRGVGYVLRD; encoded by the coding sequence ATCATGTCTACTATCCTTTTAGTTGAAGACGAAGAAAAACTGGCTCGCTTCATTCAGCTAGAACTGGGCTGCGAGGGCTATCAGGTAAACGTCGCCCACGACGGACTGAGCGGGCTGACGCTGGCGCGCGAGACTCCGCCCGATCTGGCAATTTTGGACTGGATGCTGCCGGGAATGACAGGCGTGGAACTGTGTCGCCGCTTGCGCTCGACAGGCAGCAAGATTCCGGTGATTTTGCTGACGGCGAAGGATGAAATTGGCGATCGCGTGACGGGGCTGGATGCGGGAGCCGATGATTACGTCGTCAAGCCCTTTAGCATTGAGGAACTGCTGGCCCGCGTCCGCGCCCACCTGCGCCGCACCCAGGAACCCGACCCCGACGCACTGGAGTTTGCTGACCTGACGCTGAATCGCCGTACCCGCGAGGTGTTCCGCAACGGTCGCCTGATCGAACTCACTGCCAAGGAGTTTGACCTGCTGGAACACCTGATGCGCCGCCCCAAACAGGTGATTACGCGCGATCGCATTTTGGAAGAAGTTTGGGGCTACGACTTCATGGGCGACTCCAACATCATCGAAGTCTACATCCGCTACCTGCGCCTAAAACTCGAAGAACAGGGCGACAAACGGCTGATTCAAACCGTGCGCGGCGTGGGCTATGTGCTGCGAGATTAG
- a CDS encoding sensor histidine kinase → MSSPADGANFQRPLRSSLQVRLTLGAIAAIWGGLGLGMLWMSWRTERMFLSDHRAKLSAMVQQMPDQEVAIAHGSASQSDLQDMVNRLSSANTWLWIRDHQGNILARSNNLQVSENQDALLDLSETTTTPKILRLHGQFIIWCTYPLQHDGQMIGQLYVAKDVTRDYSMLQSVNRDLMMGTGMGVVTMSGLAAWLIWRSLSPLRQANQIAEAYSAGSTNISRLDPDQVPVEVQELVHTCNRLVDRLSQTAERQRQFTNDVSHELRTPLSLVYGYLQSTLRRSPNLTEAQQEMLSMAVSETERTIELLQGLLELARTDSSAVLFNLEPVPIGEVVGDVIRMTEQFKQRSLKLEAPSQPIVARADREHLLRVLVHLIDNAIQYSEPNQPISLTLSRKAPWATIQVRDRGCGISKEDQARIFESFYRVDASRSRATGGVGLGLAIAKSLVEGMGGQIGVESTPGVGSVFTVKLPLLE, encoded by the coding sequence ATGTCCTCCCCGGCTGACGGAGCTAATTTTCAACGCCCGCTGCGATCGTCCCTGCAAGTGAGGCTGACGCTGGGGGCGATCGCAGCAATTTGGGGTGGGCTTGGGTTGGGGATGCTCTGGATGTCTTGGCGGACGGAGCGAATGTTTTTGTCGGATCACCGGGCCAAGCTGTCGGCCATGGTGCAGCAGATGCCCGATCAGGAAGTGGCGATCGCCCACGGATCTGCCTCCCAGAGCGATTTGCAGGACATGGTCAACCGGCTGTCGTCGGCCAATACCTGGCTGTGGATTCGAGATCACCAAGGCAACATCTTAGCCCGCTCCAACAATCTCCAGGTTTCTGAAAATCAGGATGCGCTGCTGGATCTGTCGGAAACCACCACTACCCCCAAAATCCTGCGGCTACATGGGCAGTTCATCATTTGGTGTACCTATCCGCTACAGCATGACGGGCAGATGATTGGGCAACTCTACGTCGCCAAGGACGTGACCCGCGACTACAGCATGTTGCAGTCGGTCAACCGCGATCTGATGATGGGCACGGGTATGGGCGTGGTGACGATGAGCGGGCTGGCGGCCTGGTTGATTTGGCGATCGCTCTCGCCCCTGCGGCAGGCCAACCAGATCGCTGAAGCCTACAGCGCTGGCAGCACCAACATCTCCCGCCTCGACCCAGATCAGGTGCCCGTCGAGGTGCAGGAATTGGTTCACACCTGCAACCGCCTGGTCGATCGCCTGTCGCAAACCGCCGAACGGCAGCGCCAGTTTACCAACGACGTGTCGCACGAACTTCGCACGCCGCTGAGTCTAGTCTATGGCTATCTGCAAAGCACCCTCCGCCGCAGCCCCAACCTCACCGAGGCGCAGCAGGAGATGCTGTCGATGGCGGTTTCTGAAACCGAGCGCACGATTGAGCTGCTCCAGGGATTGCTAGAACTCGCCCGCACCGACAGCAGCGCGGTGTTGTTTAACCTGGAACCCGTGCCGATTGGCGAAGTGGTTGGTGACGTAATCCGCATGACAGAACAGTTCAAGCAGCGATCGCTCAAGCTAGAAGCGCCCAGCCAGCCGATTGTTGCCCGGGCCGACCGCGAACACCTGCTGCGTGTACTGGTTCACCTAATCGACAACGCCATTCAATATTCCGAACCCAACCAGCCCATCAGCCTGACGCTCAGCCGCAAAGCACCCTGGGCGACGATTCAGGTGCGCGATCGCGGCTGTGGCATCTCCAAAGAAGACCAGGCGCGAATTTTTGAATCCTTTTACCGGGTTGATGCCTCCCGCAGCCGGGCCACAGGCGGCGTGGGGTTGGGGCTGGCGATCGCCAAATCCCTGGTCGAAGGCATGGGCGGGCAGATCGGTGTCGAATCAACTCCCGGTGTAGGAAGTGTGTTTACCGTAAAGCTGCCGCTTTTGGAGTGA
- a CDS encoding NF041680 family putative transposase, protein MIFNELQQFRQTLYASLGNARDALFDLMDAVLVSACIVSFVRLSQSPVFRRQWSSTYEALRDSRLPRSKVLKLLVQQIPTQQQPLLAGDASRWNRPAARRLKDRTLSGRTGHAPIAGQNYSTLAWIAEDRGSWALPLRHERITSFETPASKAAFQLKQVTRQLAVRPLAIYDRGYGNASFVNQTAGIEADLLLRVTSNRCVYGAPPAYRGRGAPAKHGHKMKLNDPDTWSVPVETVEVDDPNWGRVRVSRWSAYHFRKSPKRAMEVLRVEVLETQSSTRRLAPLWLVWLGEQMPPLETLWLHYLRRFAIEHWYRFAKQRLYWTHPQFSSVSATEQWSSLMPLLSWQLWLARKDCTDHPLPWQAPQETLTPGRVAQAFAGILAAIGTPAPAPKPRGKSPGRGKGHKPTPRPCYPMVKKRASKRKTSEQSLNSPVATAA, encoded by the coding sequence ATGATTTTCAACGAACTTCAGCAATTTCGCCAAACGTTGTATGCCAGCTTGGGAAACGCCAGAGATGCCCTGTTTGATCTGATGGATGCCGTGTTAGTGAGTGCGTGCATCGTGTCGTTTGTGAGGCTATCGCAGAGTCCTGTCTTTCGTCGCCAGTGGTCGAGCACCTATGAAGCGTTGCGCGATAGCCGCCTACCCCGATCAAAGGTGCTGAAGCTGTTGGTGCAGCAGATACCGACTCAGCAGCAACCGTTGTTGGCAGGTGATGCGAGTCGGTGGAACCGTCCTGCTGCCAGGCGTTTGAAAGACCGCACCTTATCAGGCAGAACAGGACATGCCCCGATAGCCGGACAAAACTACAGTACCTTAGCCTGGATTGCTGAAGACAGGGGCAGTTGGGCATTACCATTGCGGCATGAGCGCATCACCAGCTTTGAAACACCCGCCAGTAAAGCGGCATTCCAACTCAAACAAGTGACTCGGCAGTTAGCGGTGCGTCCGTTGGCGATCTACGACCGAGGGTACGGCAATGCCAGTTTTGTCAACCAAACGGCAGGGATTGAGGCAGACTTGCTGCTGCGGGTTACATCCAATCGATGTGTCTATGGCGCGCCCCCAGCGTATCGAGGGCGAGGCGCACCTGCCAAGCATGGACATAAGATGAAACTCAATGACCCTGACACTTGGAGTGTCCCGGTCGAAACCGTTGAAGTCGATGATCCCAACTGGGGACGAGTGCGGGTCAGTCGTTGGAGTGCATACCATTTCCGCAAATCCCCCAAACGGGCAATGGAAGTGTTGCGCGTGGAGGTGCTGGAGACACAGAGCAGCACGCGACGCTTGGCTCCTTTGTGGTTAGTTTGGCTGGGTGAGCAGATGCCTCCGTTAGAAACCCTGTGGTTGCACTACCTCCGTCGCTTTGCCATTGAACACTGGTATCGCTTTGCCAAGCAGAGGCTATATTGGACACATCCCCAGTTCAGTTCTGTATCGGCAACCGAACAGTGGAGCAGCCTGATGCCGTTGCTCAGTTGGCAGTTGTGGTTAGCGCGAAAGGACTGTACTGACCACCCCTTGCCCTGGCAGGCACCGCAAGAAACGTTGACTCCGGGTCGGGTCGCACAAGCGTTTGCAGGCATTTTGGCAGCGATTGGCACCCCTGCTCCTGCGCCTAAACCTCGTGGTAAATCGCCAGGACGAGGCAAGGGGCACAAGCCAACTCCTCGTCCCTGCTATCCGATGGTCAAAAAACGAGCCTCGAAACGCAAGACATCCGAACAATCCCTGAACAGTCCGGTTGCAACAGCAGCTTAA
- a CDS encoding Uma2 family endonuclease, translating to MTTERLVKLPPLENGDRLTRSEFEQRYNAMPQLKKAELIEGVVYVSSPVRVIHSQPHADLMTWLGSYRAATPGIACYDNPTVRLDADNEPQPDAVLRLEQGGNSWISDDGYLEGAPELVVEIAASSASYDLHDKLRVYRRNCVQEYIVWCTYSQQIDWFYLEDGQYKPQSPDASGILRSRQFPGLWLAASALLAGHLAAVLQTLQQGIATADHQTFVESWAAAAAARVGRIATADHQTFVESLQPTPL from the coding sequence ATGACGACCGAACGATTGGTTAAGCTACCCCCCTTGGAAAATGGCGATCGCCTCACCCGCAGTGAATTTGAGCAGCGGTACAACGCCATGCCCCAGCTCAAAAAAGCCGAACTAATCGAAGGAGTCGTTTACGTGAGTTCTCCCGTCCGCGTCATTCATAGCCAACCCCATGCCGACCTCATGACTTGGCTGGGTTCCTATCGCGCGGCTACACCGGGTATTGCCTGCTACGACAACCCCACCGTGCGCCTGGATGCCGACAACGAACCTCAACCTGATGCCGTGTTGCGTCTGGAACAGGGGGGCAACTCATGGATTAGCGATGATGGTTACCTAGAAGGCGCGCCCGAACTTGTGGTTGAAATTGCTGCTAGCAGTGCCTCCTACGACTTGCATGACAAACTGCGGGTCTACCGTCGCAATTGCGTACAAGAATACATTGTTTGGTGTACCTACAGCCAGCAGATTGATTGGTTTTACCTCGAAGATGGCCAGTACAAGCCCCAGTCTCCAGATGCTAGCGGCATTCTGCGAAGTCGGCAGTTTCCTGGTCTATGGTTAGCGGCTTCGGCACTCTTGGCGGGTCATCTCGCTGCGGTGCTGCAAACGCTTCAGCAGGGGATTGCTACCGCCGACCACCAGACCTTTGTTGAGTCTTGGGCGGCGGCGGCGGCGGCGCGGGTTGGGCGGATTGCTACCGCCGACCACCAGACCTTTGTTGAGTCGCTCCAGCCAACCCCCTTGTGA
- a CDS encoding transposase — protein sequence MLVSFPALVKPILKQLCPHNYPVLNSRLFFEIWLTFVLDQGLTSMRSLFYRLNKAGIKVDISTFSKACKTRQDEHFCRIYAELIRQLKQKNPATAQMLFSIDSTVITLTSKLFWMQGYHQVKLLNGVNLTQGNPSECLIHFGQGHDAKFADRVTGMIPEDAIGVMDRGFASWDFLDQLSQDQTRFVVRLKNTMKTEFEHERYRVVWFCDLESQTEFRLATNVELMTNEEISEVYRHRWQIEVLWKFLKMHLKLDKLISKSVNGVTIQIYMVLIAYLILQLIEIPEFYGHQLLDKLRYLQLELSRRCSIVHWSYDLLPETLVGAS from the coding sequence ATGCTAGTGTCATTTCCTGCGCTTGTCAAACCGATACTCAAGCAGTTGTGCCCACATAACTATCCTGTTTTGAACTCTCGCTTATTCTTTGAAATCTGGTTGACCTTCGTTTTAGACCAGGGTTTAACGAGCATGAGAAGCCTGTTTTATCGTCTCAACAAAGCAGGAATCAAGGTTGATATTTCCACCTTTTCTAAAGCCTGCAAGACTCGACAGGATGAACACTTTTGTCGCATCTACGCTGAGCTCATAAGACAGCTAAAACAAAAAAATCCAGCGACAGCACAGATGCTGTTTTCCATTGATTCAACGGTCATCACATTGACAAGCAAGTTGTTCTGGATGCAAGGCTATCATCAAGTCAAATTGCTTAATGGAGTCAACTTAACGCAAGGTAATCCCAGTGAATGCCTGATTCATTTTGGTCAAGGACATGACGCAAAATTTGCTGACAGAGTGACAGGAATGATTCCTGAAGATGCCATCGGCGTCATGGATAGAGGCTTTGCCAGTTGGGATTTCCTTGACCAATTAAGCCAGGATCAGACTCGCTTTGTTGTCCGCCTTAAGAACACGATGAAGACCGAGTTTGAGCATGAGCGATATCGAGTGGTTTGGTTTTGTGACTTAGAGAGCCAAACGGAGTTTCGGCTGGCGACCAATGTAGAACTGATGACGAATGAAGAGATTAGTGAAGTCTATCGCCATCGGTGGCAGATAGAAGTGCTGTGGAAGTTTCTAAAGATGCACTTGAAGCTAGATAAACTAATCTCTAAGAGTGTCAATGGAGTCACCATTCAAATCTACATGGTGTTGATTGCCTATCTGATTCTGCAATTGATAGAAATTCCAGAGTTTTATGGTCATCAATTACTAGATAAGTTGCGCTATTTGCAACTTGAATTGAGTCGTCGTTGTTCGATTGTCCATTGGAGCTACGATCTGCTGCCAGAGACACTCGTAGGAGCTTCGTAG